agtggtgaatttcaaaatgtatgtacataacTACATACtgcataattatgtattatatTATATATCATGCAGGTaggtaattttgtaaattgtaaattgtaaataaCTAGGTACGAAAGTTGCAGTGGAAGCGATTTTATGCTGGTCAGGGGGAGAGAGGGGGGTCATCACCCGGCCAAAGAGACACTTTTTCTAGATTGAGATAGGTTATGGTATGGTAAATTACTCACAGTCGATTTTAAAACGGATTCCTCCTCATTTGATTTTATGAGTCTGGCACCTTGAATGCAATTGCAATCTCAAATTCTCGATATGGTCACCAATGAAAAGGTTCAAACGTCTATGTTCGCGGCCATGgcttacttttttttgccttttttctccagtttttatttattacattttaaatacaaatttgttattcgtgtttttttatgATAACTCGCCACAAATTTTTCTATAAACTTAGTCGCAACAAATAtgagaaaagatgaaaaataatatcttcatttttattcgCGATACCAcaaatattgtaataaaatattacgaaacccaaatgtttaaaaaaaatagtaggtactcaGTCAGACATtacattagaaaattttcctgcTTCCCCTTAATTACAATTTgaaacgaaatttcaattttgtgttttgtaACTATGTAACGCTTGTACCTTGTACAAAGTCctaatatttacctacctaacatgaaatattaatttcaattctttttcagACGAAGAAAAAGTCACTCGTAAAAACTGAACAAACAAAGCATGGAGCGGAtttaaaatattacctaccaACGCATGAATTCCTTCAACCCTACTAAATAGTAACAGCCacatttcaagtttgaaaatcactAAACCAAATTCAATTGTCGTATTGAATCGTTTCGAAAAGAGCATCAAATCTAGTAGAATTTTGGTAAACAATTTGTTTATAACATTGGTAATGtacatagaaaaatgaaatttaaatttggcatctcgtgtatttttttctctttatagGCTATATCGAGGACAATTAATACAATTGGGAAACGGAAACTGATATTTTGGACTTTCTCCGGCAGTTCGATCTGTTTAGCACTGTTTGGATTGTATGCTTTGCTTCACAACACGTATGGGTTTCAGCAAAgcaggcccgtagccagaaTCTGGCTGTAGCTGGGGCGAAGGAAATATCAGCTGGGGCAGCACTTTTTGAGGCTCGAACATCTGTGAAACATCCCCCCCCCTTTAACCCCCCTCAACCATCCGTTattccaaaacaatttttaaaaaaaatgaacataatgCGTCATGCTGGGGTTGAGTCTAATACTTACAGCTGTAATCTGCGCGATTTACTGTGAAACTCTTGTAATAATTCTTTGGCTGTGACTGTTTCTGTTTTAATTTTGTCATGaggtaaaatagtcaaatttgactcgcgtccaaacaacattaaaaaaatatattattcaaatttttaaagaaatgttaaGACAAAAAACGCTCTTTACACCTGAAAAAActtcacttctcgaaacaaaCATTTGCCCCTCACTCAGGGCTCGTACTTGATCACTTTTCAAGAAACTAAGTTACTAAATTGGGTTACTTTTTCGATAAGTAGCTttggttttccaaattattattatttttttttaatttcaaaaattcaatttttgcatttaacttgatgagaaaaaaatgctagtAATATccataagtgaataatttgagaaagttgacctacttatacatacacttttatcgccaaaaatggctcaaaatctcactttttgtcaacatttccaaaaatatcctcgttttttgccaaaaattgttactttttggtaaaaaaaattcaagaaatatccatttccctttctaaaaattaccaaataattccgcttttttgcttgaaaaaaatgtcaatgaccgaaatttctcccattttcaatggaaggttgcgaaaaaaataatcatttttttggcctatgattgccaaaaattcgtagttttcctcaaaaatagtccatcttgctttttgctaagattgtcaaaattctcggtttttcgcaaaaaattataaaaattttcattctttcttaaaaattgtccataggtcttccctattgctgaaaattttagctttttcgtagtgtaaaagtctcaattttttatgtaaaattgccataaattgcacaaagtgaaagtctcacttttcgaaaaaaattgcaaaaagatgtACTGGATTTCTAATCCTcacaaattactaatttttactcaaattagcctacataacaaatttttgatttaaaatttagtgaACGCATCGAGCGAGCCATCGAGCTATCAAATGCAATTCATGCTAGTGTAGCCATTTCATGAACGTAACCATAATTTTACTTACATTgttgagtttttggtttttggcactttctgattttttttcatgattttgctGGTCGGggcaaacgtttttttttttttttttgattttgctacCTGGGGCAAACAGCCTTTCTAGCCGGGGCATTGCCCCGGCTGCCCCTACACTGGCTACGGGCCTGCAGCAAAGTCATGGATTTTATACGTCATTAGATTAATTTACCTATTACTTGATCGATTACGCGTTACGCAATCGGTGGAATACCTTGGTACATCTGTGGTGAACTTTATCCTCAAAAGTATGAGTATTTCTGTTTAGTAATTCTACAGGAACTTGAGTAGGCCTAATGCGAATTATcacattatatattttttttttacagaatacgAGGAATGGCCAGCGGAATTTCTGCAACTACTGACTATTTAATGATATTCATACTATATTGATGAAAACCTATTTCAAAATGGAAGCGTCATCTAACTTACCATATTTGTTCTTAGGTATGGCTACTTTGTATTAGCCAAAACGGAAAAGAAATGCTTGCAGAAGAGATAGAAAAAGTCgttaaaaataagagaaaaatcaTCTATGATAAAAAGTGAAGTATTCAGTTTAtggtaaaatgcaaaaatcatttttaaacgaCAATAAGTGATATTTTTTAGACGATAAAAACAAATTATGAATATATTCGACACACGTGTTACCAAAGATATTCTACATCGTtgaaggaacattttaaaaggAAATCTTCGGTAGGTAATTAAACTCGCAAAATgagttaccaaattgacataaatttcaattttagtcaaaataaataggtatgttatgattttgaaaaagattttaatGATTGTTCAAGGTTTGAATTCACTGCCTCCTGATACCTATTATGTTTTCATGCGATTTTTATCTGAATAACGAAGTACATAATCTGCATTTccttttgtattttcaaaattattctacaaATGAAAACACACTCGAgaattttcaacgtgaaaaattaccaccatgCAGCTTGTATTTCAACTGTACGTTACAGTATAAACTTATCATGAGAGGATGCATTCtctctaaaataaaaatgaaagagaaTTATCTGCTGTGAAATTACGTAGTACTTTAGATATTGACGATCCGTGCCTTACATTAATCTTCAAATATAAATGTCATACGCTCAATttcttcgtgtatttttttcagagagaAATCAAAGCTGCCAAAACATCCGCAATGGGATGATTTTTGCAACAAGAATTGAACGTAATTAGACCTGATAAAATTTATATCATCATTTAATTAGAATGAAAAACACATAAGAAACTTATAAACCAATAGAAAGATATTACATAATGAACGGTTGGCAAAATTCAACCCAACGTACCTATTcttagaaatgaaatttgaaagagaattgtGTACGTCCTACGTACAATCGAAATAAGTAGggttttattttttgccttCTACCATTATAATATGATACCCGAACTTCGTTTTGATGGGAGGATCTGTGTAGACTGGATTTGCAACAGTAGATATGGGTAAACTAAATGCAGCATCTTGAAAAGGTCCAACCATACTTCCTCGTATCATCCAACCCAAATCTCCCTAACATAACATTAACATGAAAATCAAATGAgatgaaattgaatatttcaacgcGCGCACAACTGGTGTTTTTCTGATAAGACTTACTCCTTGTCTTGCTTTATCTTCACTATATTGAGCAGctatttcaggaaattttccaccatttttgagTTTATCTAAAGCTTCTAATACCTTCGATTGTTTTTCACATAAGATGTGTCGGACCTGAAAGTTTGACAGAAAAGTGTATACTGAAGTTACCGGCGAAAACCTGAACTAGAATTTAATATGAGAAATTTCATTCATCTTACTTTGACGGCGGTACCTCCTTTCTTTTCTTTACTTCCAGACGCTTTAGAATCGTCATCCTTAGCCTTAGATTTACTCGAATCACCTTTGGAAGCTGGTTTCTGTTTTCCCATtgtaataaatcaaaaaatagattCACAAGTTTAAATTAGCattaactaaaaaatttgattctaatATCCCATCAAAACgcgattgaattt
The sequence above is a segment of the Planococcus citri chromosome 3, ihPlaCitr1.1, whole genome shotgun sequence genome. Coding sequences within it:
- the LOC135840123 gene encoding peptidyl-prolyl cis-trans isomerase NIMA-interacting 4; translation: MGKQKPASKGDSSKSKAKDDDSKASGSKEKKGGTAVKVRHILCEKQSKVLEALDKLKNGGKFPEIAAQYSEDKARQGGDLGWMIRGSMVGPFQDAAFSLPISTVANPVYTDPPIKTKFGYHIIMVEGKK